ACCCGGCACAGCGGAGAATCGCCTCCGCTGGCGCTCCGGCGATTCACGTCTCAGGATCCCTAGGCGAGCATCAGTCGGCCGGTCGGATGCGTGGGAGTGTCGGCGTGCGGGCCCGGTCGCGCACCCATGGTTCGAGCTCGTGCGTCGTTCGCGCCGGGCTCCAGAGGAAGCCCTGCCCGAGGCGGCACCCGAGCGCCTGCAGCTCCATCGCCTGCACGGGCTGCTCGATGCCCTCGGCGACCACCTCCATCGTCAGGGTCTGCCCGATCTGCACGATGGCCCGCACCAGGGATGACGCGCCCGGGAGGGAGCCCAGACCATCCACGAAGCTCTTGTCGATCTTCAGCAGGTTGAGGGAGAACCGCTGGAGATAGGCCAGCGCCGAGTACCCGGTGCCGAAGTCGTCGAGGGCGAGGCGCACCCCGAGCTCCCGAAGGGCGTGGAGCTGGGCGTCGGCGGCATCGGGGTCGCGCATGAGCGCGGTCTCGGTGATCTCCAGCACGAGGCTGTCGGGTACCAGCCCGGTGTCGGCGAGCAGGCCGGCCACGACCCCGACGAGGCGGGGCTCCTGCAGCTGGCGAGCCGACAGGTTCACGTGCAGGCCCAGCGGCGGGGCGTCCGGTTGGGCCTGTTGCCAGGCCGCGACCTGATGGCAGGCACATTCCAGGACCCAGCCCCCCAGGGCGACGATGAAGCCTGCCTCCTCGGCCAGCGGGACGAACACGTCGGGCGTGGCCACCTCCCCGGCGGGGCGCTGCCAGCGCAGGAGCGCTTCCACGCTCGTCACGCGTCCGGAGTCGAGCTCGACGATCGGCTGGTAGTGCACGGCGAACTGCGGTTTACCGTGCTCTTCGAGCGCCACCTGCAGCGCGGCGCGCAATTGGCCCCGCGTGATGACCGCGTCCAGCATCTGCGGCTGGAACACGGCGACGCGGTCCTTGCCGCGCTCCTTCGCCACGTACATGGCCGCGTCGGCCTTGCGCAGGAGCGCCTCCGCGCCGTCGGCGTGCCCCTCGTCGACCGCGATGCCGATGCTGGCGTGGATCCACACCTCGAAGCCCTGGAGCCGGAAGGGTGCGGCCAGTGCCGCGACGATCCGTTCCGCCACCGCCGTGGCCGCCGCCGACTCCCGCGGGTCCTCCAGGAGGATCCCGAACTCGTCGCCCCCCAACCGAGCCAGGGTGTCGGCGGGGCGCAGGCACTGCTCGAGCCGTGCGGCGACGCTGGTCAGCAGCTCGTCCCCCACGGCGTGACCCCACGTGTCGTTCACGCTCTTGAAGTCGTCGAGGTCCACGAGCAGAACCGCGAGCCGGCCCGGGGTGCGCTGCCGCACCGTGATCGCGTGGTGGATGCGGTCACCGAACAAGACGCGGTTGGCCAGCTGCGTGAGCGGGTCGTGGAAGGCCTGGTGGGTGAGCTCGCGGTTCACCGCGGCCAGCTGTGCCGTGCGCTCCTCCACGCGCTCCTCCAATGTCCTGGTCAGCGCCTGCACCTCGCCGAACCCCTCGGCGTTCTCGAGTGCGGCGCCGGCGAGCGTCGCGATGAACTCGGCGAGGCGCTCCTCCTCCGCGCCGAACAGGTCACGCACCTGGCTGTGCGATGCGTAGAAGGCGGCGACCACGCGGTCGCGGACGCGCACGGGCGCGCAGACCGCCGAGCGGGTCTCCCCACCGGTCAGCAGCGCCCCCGACCGGTCGTCCTCCTGGCCGGTCGCCAGGAATGCGACCCGGCCTGTCACGACGGCCGTCCGCACCAGCTGACGGCACAGGTCGTCGACGCTGGCGTCGATCTCGCTCGACACGGTGGTCACGTCCTCCCCGCGGGTGTCTCCCACCTCGAGGACCACGCACCGCTCCCCCCGCAGGAGGCTGGTACCCGCGTCCCGGACCGCGGAGAAGATCGCCTCACGGGTGAGCGCGGCGGTGATGGACCACCCCACCTCCAGCACGGTGTCGAAGCGGTCCGCCAGTGACAGGGTGGCCAGCTGTCCCGCGCGCTCCTCGCGCCGGGCGGGTCCGTCACCCTGCTCGGCCCGCACGTCGGCGGCCAGCTCGGCCATGGCGGCGCCCGCCACGGCGAGGTCCTCCGCCGCGCCGCGCCAGCCGAGCTCCAGACCGACCTGGCCACGGGCGAGGAGGGTCTGCGCGTGCTCCCATGCGGCGGACTGCCGGGACGCCACCGCCAGGCTGCGGTCGAAGTGGCGCCGGGCGCGCGACGACCGTCCCCGCAGGGCGTCGACCAGCGCGGACTCCCGCAGCGCGTGCGGCAGGTTGTTGCGGTACCAGTGCGCCATGCGGCGGGCGCGGCGAGCGGCCCGCCGCGCCTCCCGCAGGAGCCGCCTCCTGCTGTCGGGGGTGACGTCCTGGGTCGCCAGGACCTGCTCGCGCCGAGCGGTCGCGAGCCACGGGAGCACCGGAGCCACGTACTCCTGCCGCAGCCCCCGCGCCTTGAGCAGCGACCTGGCCTCCTCGAGCACGGCAACCGCCTCGTCCGGGCGAGCGCCGGCCAGCAGGCACACGGCCCGCGCCTGGAGCACCTCAGCCGTGGTGTGACCGTCGCCGCCGCCACGAGCGAGCTCGGCGTCGATGAGCTCGGGCGGTACCCGGCCGCCCGACGCCTTGGCCCAGACGGAGAGGCTGATGCCGGCCGCCTGGGCGTCACCGATCTCGACGCCGGCCTGGTGCACCGCGCGCGCGGCGTCGACCGCCTCGCGCAGGGAGCCCAGCCGGTAGAGGCAGTAGGCGACGTGCCAGTTGGCGGTGTTGACCTCCCAGCGGTCGCCGGTCTGCTCCAGCAGCCTCGCCCCCTCGCGGCACCGTTCCATCGCCTCGCGGTAGCGCGAGGCCCCGTAGAGGACCACCCCGTAGAAGTGCAGCGACTGGCCTTCGCCCCACGCGTCGCGCGCATCGCGGCGAATCGCCAGCGAGCGCTGCGCGTAGGTGATGCCGCGCCGGAAGAACGGCAGCATCGTCAGGACGGGGGCGTGCTCGGAGTACGCCTGGGCGCGCGCCAGGCCGGGCGGGTAGCGCTCGGCGAGGTTCATCTCGCGCAGGTGCGACCAGCCGCACGCGAGCGTCCCGGAACCGAACCAGTAGGCGTAGGTCAGGCGGCTGTAGAGGTGGATCGCCAGCAGGGCCGTGTCCGCTGCCTCGGCGCTACGGCGCCCGAGGAAGGCGCGCGGGGCCACAGTGTGCAGCACCTGGACGAGCAGCTCCCAGACCAGCCAGGCACCGACGGCGATCCGGCGGCGTGGCACGCGCTGGTGCAGCAGGTGCAACCCGCGCTCCAACGCCTGCGCACCCGCCTGGACGTCTCCCCGCTTGAACGCCAGCTCGCCGAGCTGCGCGGCGATCCGTGCGCGCGTGACGTCGTCGTCGGCGAGGGTGCTGGCCTGCTCCAGCCGGGTCGCCGCCTCGTCGTAGCTTCCCCGCAGCATGAGGACCTCGCCGAGGCCCTGCACCGCACGCCGCCGCACCAGGTCCTCGGCGTCCACCGATCCGCGCAGGGCGATGCGGTACTGGCGCTCGGCGACCTCCAGCGCGTGCTGGGCTCGCGCCTGCGCACCCGCCCGTGAGCGCGTGCGGCAGGGCGCGCTCGTGCTCACCGCCCGCGTCGAAGTGGTAGACGAGGTCGAACAGCCGGTCGGGATGGTGGTGCTCCAGCAGGCGGGCGGCCAGGCGGTGCAAGGTGCGCCGGTCTGCGTCGGTGAGGCGGGCGAGCAGTGCCTCGCGCAGCTTGTCGTGGACGAAGCTGCAGTGGTCGTCGTCGGGGTGCGGCCAGACGATGTGGCGGCGGCGGGCCTCGTCGAGCGCTGCCGTGGCCTCCGCTTGGTCCTGCTCCGCCAGCTCGCCGGCGAGCCCGACGACGAAGTCCTTGCCGAGGACGGCGCCGGCCGACAGGAGGCGCAGGGTCGCCTCGGGCAGCAGCTCCAGCCGGCGTGTCAAAAACCGGACCGCCTCGCGTGACGACCGGATCTCGCCGACCTGCTGGTCCTCCAGGCGCCACCCCTCGGGCGTGGCCACCATGCCCCCCGACTCCACCAGCCCGCGGAGCACCGCGGACGCCATGAACGGGTTGCCGTCCGACAGCTGCCCGACCCGCTCGACCACGGCCCCCGGGACCGGTCCCGCCATGGACTCCACGAGCAGGCGCACCTCCTCGGAGGCGAAGGGGCGCAGCCGGACGTGGGCCGCGGGGCGCAGCCCGCGCAGGCTGTGGGAGGCGGGGACCTCCTCGGATCGGTACGCGACGACCACCACCGTGCGCCCGGGCGGACTGCGCCCGCCATCCCACCACCGTGCCAGCAGCTTGACGGTCAGCTCGTCGGCCCACTGGCAGTCGTCGAGCAGCACCACCGCGGGGTTCGCAGCCGTCCCGAGCGCGGCCAGCAGCGCGGCGAGCGCGTCGAGCGTCCGCGCCTCACCGAACCCCTCCGGTCCGAGAGGTGCGCCGACCTCGACCCCGAGCGCGGTTCCGAGCCGGGGCAGGGCCTGGCACGCCGCGTCCACATGGGGGCCGAGCGCCGAGCGGATCCGGGGGGCCCGGTCCGGCTCCCGCCTGACCGCGGTGATCACCCCCTCGGCCACGTCGGTGAGCAGCTGCAACGGCACGGTCGCGGCCTGGTCCCGTCCCAGCCCGCGGAGCAGCCACATGTCCCGCACGGCGCAGCGGCGCGCCAGCTCGTCGAGCACGCGCGTCTTGCCGCCCCCGGACTCCCCCTCGAGGAGCACGAGTCCGCCCTGCCCGTCCGCCGCCGAGTCCAGGGCGCGGTCCAGTGCCGCGAGCTCCTCCGCCCGGCCCACGAACGCCGGCTCGGTCAGGGTGCGGCGCCGGTCGCACCGTCCGATCACTGCCGGGGGGTCAGGTGTCCCGGGCTCGGTCGACTCGGCGATCTCGTCGAGGTCGTGCAGCACCCCCTGCGCCGACTGGTAGCGGTCCTGGGGGTCTTTGCGGATCAGCCGTTGGACGAGCTCGTCGAGCGCACCCGGCACCGCCACCCCGAGACTGCCCAGGGTGGGCGGCGGCGACGACAGGTGCTGCCGGAGCAGCCCGCGGACCGTCTCGGCCTCGAACGGTGGATGCCCGGCGAGGCACTCGAACAGCAGGATGCCGGCGGAGTACAGGTCGGAGCGCTCGTCGACGCGGCAGTCGAGCAACCCGGCCTGCTCCGGGGAGACGTAGCGAGCGGTGCCCGCCGGGCGCCCGCGGACGTCCGCGTGCAGGGCCGCGCTGCGCGCAAGGCCGAAGTCGATGAGCACGGCGCGCTCCACCACGCCGTCGCCGTCGAGCCCGACGATCACGTTGGCCGGCTTCACGTCGGAATGGACGATGCCGTGCTGGTGGATGTGGGCGAGCGCCCGCACGGTGCAGCGACCGACCCGCAGCGCCTCCCGCACCGTCAACGGCCGGAGCCGCAGCTGGGCGTCCAGGGGCACGCCGGGCACGTGCCGCGTCACCAGGTACACGACGTCGCCGTCGCGTCCGATCGTGACCAGCGGGGCGAGCTCGGGCGCCTCGAGGCGGGCCAGGACGGCACCCTCGTGCTCGAGTCGCCGTGCCGCGTCGACCGACATCTGTTTCGCGGTGGTCACCTTGAGGACGACGCGGTCACCTCCGGGCAGGTCCCGGGCCAGGAACGTCCGGGCGAGCGGGCCCTCCTGGAGCACGCGCTCGAGCCGGTACCGGCCCCCGACGACCGTCCCCGGCGAGGTGGCGGCGCCCTCACGCGCATCCTGCTGGGTCTGGCTCACGCACGTCCCCTCGCCCGAGAGCGGTCACGTCCTGTGCACGGTACGCGCGGTCTTCGACGCCCGCTATGGCCCGAAAGAGTCATTTCCGGACCGCCCAGCGGCACTACCGCCGCGGTAGCCCCGGGCCTACCGTCCCACCGTGGTGAGGAGGAAGTCGCGCAGGTGGGCCTCGTAGGCGTCGGGGTCGGCGTTCCAGGCCCGCACGTGGCCGGCGCCCTCCACGCGGACGTAGGTGACCAGGTCGGGTCGGGCCGCCGCGAAGGCGTCGCTGGACGCGACCGGGACGGTCGGATCCGCCGTGCCGTGGAAGAGCAGGATGGGCACGTCGAAGTCCTCGGCGCGGGCGACCTGGTCCAGACGCCCCCAGCGCAGGCCGGTGCGCACGGTGATGATCCCGCGGGCGACGGGGATGAGCCACAGCGGCACGCCGCGGTCGGCAGCCGCGGCGCGCAGGACGACGTCCCAGTCGAGCACCGGCGCGTCGAGCACCATGCCCGCCACCCGGTCCGCGTCGGGGGCCTCGTGCAAGTAGGTGGAGACGATCGCCCCGCCCATGGAGTAGCCGAGGAGCACCACGTCGCGCGCGCCGTGGTCGAAGGCGTAGTCGGTGGCGGCCTGCACGTCGCGCCACTCCGTCCAGCCGAGGCCGGAGTGCCCGTCAGGGCTCGCTGGCGCGTCGGGATCGTTGCGGTACCCGAGGACCAGGGCGGGCAGGCCGAGCGCCCGGATGGTCGGCAGGGCACGGAAGGCCTCGCTGCGCGACCCGCCACGGCCGTGCACCATGATCACCCAGGTGTCGCGCGGGCCCGCCCGCCATGCGGTGCGCTCGTCATCCGGTGCCGTCACCTCGGGCACCACCACATCCGCCGGCAACGGGCCGTCGGGCCCCGCCAGCAGCACCGTCTCCGCCGGGAAGGCGAACGCGTCGGCGGCGTCGGGGGGATAGGCGTGGGCGTCGACCGCCACGGCCTGACCGGCCTGGAGTGCGCCGATCACCGGGACCATGCGGCGGGTCACGGTGCCCGCGTCGGGGTCGGTGCCCACGACCTCGCCGACTCGGGCGTACCCCTCGGGCCACTGCAGGCCCCACACGCCGTCGGGCACGGCCGCCGCGGGCACGGTCACGGTCGTCTCCCCCACGTCGGCGACCGTCACGTCGTACACCGGCCGCTCGGCTTGGGGTGGACGCAGGATCTCGCCCGCGTAGTACCAGCCGACGGAAAGCACCGAGAGCAGAGCCATGATCGCCAGACCGAAGAGGGCCCACCCGGCCCATCGCCGCCAGGGCCGGCGGGCCGGGACATCCGGGCTCAGAGCAGGAACAGCAGCCAGAGCAGGCCGCCGAGCACCACCAGGCCGGCCAGCAGGGTCAGCACGCGGAACGGCACACCGACCCGTTCAGGGCGCACCGGTTCGGCGGCGCCCTCGACGAACGCCTGGAACCGCGCCGTGTCGGCGGTCGGGTCCATCGGGTCGTCGCGCGGAGCGGGGTCGGTCACCGGGCACCTGCCGGGGTCGGGGGGCGAGGTCAACGACCCCTGATCCTAGCGACGAGGACCCGCAGACGACAGCGCCGCCCGGCCGAGGACTGGTCGCCGCACCCCGCGTCCAAGCGCTTAAACCGCGCTTGGCCTTGCGAGTGCGTCACGCCGTGCTCGCACGCGGATTCCCTCGGAGGAAAACGCGGCCGGTACAAGACGCGAGGGGCGCTGGGACTTTGAGCTCACCAGCCGAGCCCCAGCATCCCACATGGTAGGAGCAAACTAGACATACTATTCATTATCGGCGAGATACGAGAGGGACTGAGAGGGGTTGCGACGTACTGATATGCGCCGTACGTGGCCTTCCGCCCCCAGCGACACTGCTGGACGGTGGTCCTGTGGGTGGGGATCGCCCCACCTGACCGCCTGACCGGCGGGTGGGGGGGGTCGAGCGGGTCAGGAAAGTGGGGCGCAGGACCAGGTCGAAACGTTTGGGATCGGCGGAACCCCGAGGGTTGTCTACGCCCGCGGTCGAGCGAGGATAGGAGGGCTCGGGAGCTACGGAGCGTGACGTGTACCGCAGCCGTCGACCTCCCCCTACCGGTGCAGGCCGACGACGGCTGTCGCATGTTGTGCAGCGTGCAGCGGAACGATAGGGTGGCCCCGTGGATATGGAGTACGGCGACGAAGCGACGAGGCGTCTCCATCTGGAAGGCCTCAGCTACGGCAAAGGATTCGACAAGCAGGCGATCATGCGCCTGAACCGCATCAAGGCCGCTGTCGACCAACGTGACCTGAGCGCGCTGAAGGGCAACCGGTTCGAGAAGTTGAAGGGCGACCGTGCCGGGACCTACTCCATCCGCATTAACGACCAGTGGAGGATCACGTTTCGGATCGAGAACAACCGTGCTCTGGACGTCAAGATCGAGGACTACCACTGAGGAGGCAGGCGATGGCTGTGAAGGTGAGTGTGGCGATCCACCCTGGCGAGCACATCGCCGAGGAGTTGGAGGAGCGAAGCATGAACGCCGCAGACCTGGCGCGGGCCATGGGGGTCGATCGCGGGCGGGTGTCCCGCCTGGTCACCGGGCGGACGGCTGTCACCGGCGAGACGGCGATCTTGCTCAGTCGGGTGTTCGGGACCTCGCCCGAGTTCTGGATGCGGCTGCAAGCCGACTACGACCTCGCGCTGGCCCGCGAAGCGATGAGCTGACCGACACAAGCCGATACCAGTGGGTTGCGGACCACCGGAACCTCACGTGATCGGCGGCTATACGAACGTTGTCGACCGCCTCTCCCTCTCCGCGGACCGGCCGATACCCAGGTGTTGAGGCGGTCACCCCGGTCCCAGACCTCTTGACATAGGTGCGGAAGTGCCTGCAGGGTTTCAGTGCTCTTTGACGGTGTAGACCAGGGTGAGGTCGGTGCCTGGGTAGGGGATGTTGGTGGCGGTCAGCTCGGCGCACAGGGCCCGCAGGAGCAGGCCATGAGCGATCGAGGGGGCCGGCGCGGGCGGGGGGTCGGCCTGGACCTGCTGACCGTGTCCAGGCTTGGCCCTCCCGCACCCGCGGGTCGGTCCCCGAGCTACGCCGCACCTGAAACCCTCACGTCGGCGCGGGCGGCGGGCTGGCCGGCGCGGGGTGCGGCGCGGACCGGCCCGCCCGTCTCCCAGTCGGCGGCGCGCAGGATGCGCAGGGAGACCCCGAGAAGCCCGGCGGTCAGGATGGCCATCGCCGTCACCGTCGGGACCGTCGCCGAGGGCGCGACGATAAATCCCACGATGCCCGCGAGCAGCAGTGCGGGCACCCAGACCGGCACCTCCCGCGAGCGCCACAGCGCTGCGGACATCAGCACGATGCCGAGCCCGGAGCCGAAGGCACCGGTCATCCCGAGGACTGCCGGCGCCACCATCTCGTCGAGGGCCTCGCCCAGCGCCACCGCCTGCTCGAGGCCGAGCTGGGTAACGAGGAGCGTGTCGTAGACGTCGACGACCAGCGCCATACCGCCCAAGAGGCCGAAACCGATCGTGCCGAGCAGCCAGCCGGCGTTGCCCAGCCTGGTGCCGCGGTGGCGCGTGAGCTGCGCCATGGCCGCGAACGCCGGCACGAGCATCAGGAAGCCGAGCCCGATGAGGATGGTCGACACCTGCGCGCGGACCGGGTGCGCCGCCAGGGCTGTGTAGTAGGCGGTCTGCGAGTACTCCCCGCCCTCCTCCCAGGAGGTGACGGCCATCCCGGCGATCAGCAGCAGCCCCGCCAGAACCGGGATCGTCCCCGTCGCCACCTGCCGGAACCTGAGACCCTTCTGCGCTTGCATGTCCGCTCCTTCGCTTGTTCGGCTTGTGCGCTCGACGGTAGGCAGAAACGGCGTCGGGGCCGTCCGCACCCGGGTTGATCCGCCTCCACCCGTGGGTTGATCTGCGACCGACGGTCACCCTTGCGAGCGGACCAGGCCCGTCTCGTAGGCGAGCACCACGGCCTGCACCCGGTCGCGCAGCCCGAGCTTGGACAGGATCCGGTTGACGTGGGTCTTCACCGTGGCCTCACCGATGAACAACGTCCCGGCGATCTCTGTGTTGGAAAGCCCCTGGGCAATGTGGCGCAGCACCTCGAGCTCGCGCTCGGTGAGGCGGGCAAGCTCGTCGGGCACCGCTCCCGGCGGGGGCCGGCTCACGAGCTCCTCGATCAGGCGGCGAGTGACGCTCGGCGCGAGCAGGGACTCGCCTGCCGCGGTCGTGCGCACGGCCTCGGCAAGCTGCTCAGCACGCACGTCCTTCAGCAGGAAGCCGCTGGCCCCCGCGTGCAGCGCCCGGTACACGTACTCGTCGACGTCGAAGGTGGTGAGCACCAGCACCCGCGTCGGCGAGCCGGCCCCGCAGATCTGCCGCGTCGCCTCGAGCCCGTCGAGGTTGGGCATCCGCACGTCCATCAGGACCACGTCAGGACGCTGGCTGCGGACCAGGCGCACGGCCTGGACGCCGTCCTCGGCCTCGCCCACCACCTCGATGTCGGGCTGGGCGTCAAGGATCAGGCGGAAGCCGCTGCGCAGCAGCGCCTGGTCGTCGGCGATGACGACGCGGATCACGCCGGTGCGCCTTCCGCAGCGGCCGGCAGGGGGAGGCGGACCTGCAGGACGTCGCGGTCGTGCTCGTCGGTGCCGACGACCAGGTCGCCGCCGTAGAGCACGACGCGCTCGCGGATGGCCAGGTGGTCCGCGCCGAGCAGTGCCCCGAGGCCGTGCGCGTGGACCTGCACCTGCACCGCGCCGACGTCGTGGCGGATCCGCACGCCCACGCGGTCCACCCCGGCGCGGCAGGCCTGCTCCACGCTGCGCTCCACCACCCGGTACACCACGACCTGCACCCCGCGCGGCAGCGGCGTCGGCCTGCCCTCCACGGTGACGGTGACCGCCACACCGCGCGCGGCGGCATGCTCCACGACGGCGTCCAGCGCGGCCAGGCCGGGCTGGGGTCCCAGGGCCTCCTCGGTCATGTCGCGGCGCAGTAGACCCAGCATGTGGCGCAGATCGGCCAGCGTGTCGCGACCGGCATCCTCGATGCGCAGCAGCCCCGCCTCGGCCTCGGTCGCCTCGCCGTGCTCGAGCAGCTCGCGGGCGCGGCGCGCGCACCGCTTTATGCCGAGGATCTGCTCGGCCACGAGCGCGCGCAGGTCCTGGGCGATGCGCGAGCGCTCCGCCGCGACGATGCCGGTGCGGTGCTCCTCCAGATCGCGCTGCGCCTGCTCGGCCAGTCCGCGCACCTCGCGCCGGCGGCGGGTGGCGCGGCCGAGCACCATGCCGGCCCCGAGCAGCACCATGCAGAACATCGCCGGATAGAAGAAGTCGGAGAACCCCCACTCGCCGTAGTCCGTCACCAGCATGAGCGCCCCGACCGCGGCGGGCCACAACGCCGAGGCGAGCAGCATGCGAGGCGTCGGCACCCCCATCCCGAACAACCCCGCAGACACGAACAGCGCGAGCATGGTGATCCCCGAGTCGTTCGGCCAGGTCTGCAGGGCCAAGCCGTGGCCGGTGACCAGCAACGGCACCAGCGCCGGTGACCAGCCCCAGCGGTGGCGCACGAGCAGCGCGCCCACCCAGCCCGCGGTGAAGACCACCGCGACGGGATGGACCAGCCCGGCGACCGCCACGCCCTGGGCGAGGGCGATCACGCCCATCGCGGCGACGGCGAGATCGGTGAGGACGCGGGGCAGGCAGCGCAGACTCATGGCGCCGGGAGCCGAACCTCGACATGGAAGCGCCCCGCACGGGGTTCGACCGCGAGGTGGCCTCCGTACATGGCGACCCGCTCGCGCATGCCCACCAGCCCGTGCCCCCCGTGGGCGCCCCTCGACCTGCCCGCCCCGGCGGGCAGATCGTTGACCACGCGCAGCTGGATCTCGTCGACGCCGTAGTGCACGCCGACATCGGTGCGGACCAGCCCGGCGTGCTTGCGCGCGTTGGTCAGTGCCTCCTGGAGCAGCCGGTACAGGGCAAGGTCGAGCCCGGCCGGCAGCGGGCGGGGCTCGCCCTCGACCGACAGGTGGGCGTCGAGTCCCGCATCGCGCATCTGCGTCACGAGGCCCTCGACGTCGGTCAGCCCGCGGATCGGCTGCTCCTCGGGACCGAGCAGGCCGACGAGCCGGTCGAGCTCGTCCAGGGCCGTGGTGGTGGCCTCCTCCACGGCGGTGACCGACGCGAGCGCCTGCTCCGGGTCGTGGGCCAGCTGCAGCCGGGCCGCGCCGGCCTGCACGGTCATGACGCTCACGCTGTGGGCCACGATGTCGTGCAGCTCCCGGGCGATGCGGGCGCGCTCGTCGGCTGCCGCCGCCTCGAGGGAGGACTCGCGGGTGCGCTCGAGCTCCTTGAGATGCCCCCGAACCAGCGCGGTCTCACCCTGGTTCCGGTGGTGCACGACGCCGGCAGCGAAGGATCCGAGGAGCAGGAGGGTCACCGTCGCGGCATCCCCTGCAGGTCCCACCGCCGCGACGACGGGCCCTGCGGCTGGCAGCCCCACGAGGGCACGCGCCGGCGGGTTGCCGGCCGCCAACATCCAGACCGCGGTGACCGCGAGGAGCAGCTCCCCGCCGGTGTCGTGGGACATCGCCGGGACGGCGAGCGTCGTCGCGCCGACCAGGACCAGAGCGGCCAGCGGGGCCAGGAGGGGCAACCGCCGGCGTGCCAGCAACGGCAGGCCCCACGTCGCGGCGACCGCGATGACCCCGGGCTCCCGGCCGAGCACCGCGCGCTCCGCGACCGCGGTGAGGATCAGCACACCGACGAACAGGTCGCCGCCGAGGACGACGACCGCGCCGCGCACCCGCTCGACGATGGCCATCGGCCGAGGGTAGCCGGCGCGGGGGCCCGCGGTCCTGGTATGGGGGCCTTCCCTGCCCTGTGCCATCCTGCCCTGTGCCATGCGACCGACCCTAGAGGGCGTGCGTGGCGACCACGTCCCCACGCGGGTGGAGCCGGATCAACCCCTGGGTGGAGATGGATCAACCCGGGCGCGGACGGCACAGGCGGGCGGGCGTCCTAGCGTCAGGCTCCGGGAGTCGCGGCACGCCGCGGCCCCTCGAAGCGGCTCCGGCGGGGCCGCCCATCCGTCGACCAAAGGAACCCACCATGTTGTGCCGTGGCACCTTTCCGCTGTCCACCTGCATCGTCGCGCTGCTCATGGCGCTGGGACTCGTCGCTTGCGGCGGCGAGGACGAGGCGGCACCACCGGATGACACCGCCGGGCCCGACACCGAGGTCGCCGCCACCGACGCGTTCTGCGAGGCCGCCCTGGGACTGGGCTCGCCCGGTGAGCCCGAGGTCGACCCGGAGACGGCGACCGAGGAGGAGATGGCGGCCGCCCAACAGGTCTTCGCCGAGGAGCGACTACGGCCGATCGTGGCCGACCTGGGGGCCAGCGGTCCCGACGCGGTGCAGGACCACGTGGCGACCCTCGAGCAGGCCCTCGACGAGGCGGACGACGGCGACCTCGACGCCTTCTTCGGCGGGGAGGGCGGCGAGGCACGCAACGCCATCGCGCAGGAGGCGGCAGGGCGCTGCGGCTGGACGTCGCTCGACGTCACTACGGTCGACTACGACTTCGAGGGCGTGCCCGCGACCCTCGACGCCGGTCCCGCCATCATCTCCCTGGCCAACGCCGGCGACGAGGGACACGAGATGATCATCTTCCGCCGTCACGACGGCGTGGACGAGGAGTGGGAGCAGATCGTCGCCCTCGACGAGGAGGAGGCCATGCAGCGCGCCGAGTTCGTCGCGGCCGGCTTCGCGCCCGCCGGGCAGGAGAGCTCCACCGCCGCCGACTTCGAGCCCGGCGACTACGCGATGGTCTGCTTCATCCCGGTCGGCACCGATGCCAGCGGCACCGAGACGGGCGACGGGCCGCCCCACTTCGAGGAGGGGATGCTGACCACGTTCAGCGTGCGCTGACCCCCGGTTCGGGGGTCACGAGAACCCTGTGGATTTCGCCGCCACGTGGCCGACG
This genomic interval from Egibacteraceae bacterium contains the following:
- a CDS encoding type II toxin-antitoxin system RelE/ParE family toxin produces the protein MEYGDEATRRLHLEGLSYGKGFDKQAIMRLNRIKAAVDQRDLSALKGNRFEKLKGDRAGTYSIRINDQWRITFRIENNRALDVKIEDYH
- a CDS encoding HigA family addiction module antitoxin; translated protein: MAVKVSVAIHPGEHIAEELEERSMNAADLARAMGVDRGRVSRLVTGRTAVTGETAILLSRVFGTSPEFWMRLQADYDLALAREAMS
- a CDS encoding response regulator transcription factor, which translates into the protein MIRVVIADDQALLRSGFRLILDAQPDIEVVGEAEDGVQAVRLVRSQRPDVVLMDVRMPNLDGLEATRQICGAGSPTRVLVLTTFDVDEYVYRALHAGASGFLLKDVRAEQLAEAVRTTAAGESLLAPSVTRRLIEELVSRPPPGAVPDELARLTERELEVLRHIAQGLSNTEIAGTLFIGEATVKTHVNRILSKLGLRDRVQAVVLAYETGLVRSQG
- a CDS encoding histidine kinase dimerization/phosphoacceptor domain-containing protein — its product is MSLRCLPRVLTDLAVAAMGVIALAQGVAVAGLVHPVAVVFTAGWVGALLVRHRWGWSPALVPLLVTGHGLALQTWPNDSGITMLALFVSAGLFGMGVPTPRMLLASALWPAAVGALMLVTDYGEWGFSDFFYPAMFCMVLLGAGMVLGRATRRRREVRGLAEQAQRDLEEHRTGIVAAERSRIAQDLRALVAEQILGIKRCARRARELLEHGEATEAEAGLLRIEDAGRDTLADLRHMLGLLRRDMTEEALGPQPGLAALDAVVEHAAARGVAVTVTVEGRPTPLPRGVQVVVYRVVERSVEQACRAGVDRVGVRIRHDVGAVQVQVHAHGLGALLGADHLAIRERVVLYGGDLVVGTDEHDRDVLQVRLPLPAAAEGAPA
- a CDS encoding histidine kinase, whose translation is MAIVERVRGAVVVLGGDLFVGVLILTAVAERAVLGREPGVIAVAATWGLPLLARRRLPLLAPLAALVLVGATTLAVPAMSHDTGGELLLAVTAVWMLAAGNPPARALVGLPAAGPVVAAVGPAGDAATVTLLLLGSFAAGVVHHRNQGETALVRGHLKELERTRESSLEAAAADERARIARELHDIVAHSVSVMTVQAGAARLQLAHDPEQALASVTAVEEATTTALDELDRLVGLLGPEEQPIRGLTDVEGLVTQMRDAGLDAHLSVEGEPRPLPAGLDLALYRLLQEALTNARKHAGLVRTDVGVHYGVDEIQLRVVNDLPAGAGRSRGAHGGHGLVGMRERVAMYGGHLAVEPRAGRFHVEVRLPAP